Proteins encoded by one window of bacterium:
- a CDS encoding XrtA system polysaccharide deacetylase produces MINALSIDMEEYFQAKVMESVIQFQEWSKQESRLRSNVHRLLNIFQKFRIRATFFILGWNAERYPELVEEIHREGHEIACHGYKHMDIYRQTPEEFRADIERSRRALEQITHLAIRGYRAPTFSIRQDTLWALDILIEQGFRYDSSIFPIFHDRYGIPDSPRFPYRIRTPKNKSIREFPLSTVSLLGQNFPIAGGGYFRLLPYSLIYRALLQVNHTERRPAVIYLHPWELDPGQPRLPIGPVNQFRHYLNLHTTEKKLIRLLQDFHFAPLGEILAREERKVSLPLVQICEEPREVLEGWKSS; encoded by the coding sequence ATGATTAATGCCCTGTCAATCGATATGGAAGAATACTTTCAGGCCAAAGTCATGGAGTCGGTTATCCAGTTTCAGGAATGGTCGAAGCAGGAAAGCCGTCTCCGGTCCAATGTGCATCGGCTCCTGAATATATTTCAAAAGTTTCGTATCCGGGCCACCTTTTTTATCCTGGGATGGAATGCCGAACGATATCCCGAACTGGTAGAGGAGATCCATCGGGAAGGGCATGAAATCGCCTGTCATGGATATAAGCACATGGATATTTACCGGCAGACTCCGGAGGAATTCCGGGCTGACATTGAGCGCAGCAGGCGGGCTCTGGAGCAGATTACTCATCTGGCAATCCGGGGATACCGGGCCCCTACCTTTTCCATCCGCCAGGATACCCTCTGGGCCCTTGATATCCTTATTGAGCAGGGATTTCGCTATGATTCCAGCATTTTCCCCATTTTTCACGACCGATACGGCATTCCTGACTCCCCCCGCTTCCCTTACCGGATCAGGACCCCGAAAAATAAATCCATCCGGGAATTTCCTCTGTCCACCGTCAGCCTTCTGGGACAGAATTTTCCCATCGCCGGAGGGGGGTACTTTCGCCTCCTGCCCTATTCGCTGATTTATCGCGCTCTGCTCCAGGTGAATCACACGGAAAGACGCCCGGCAGTTATCTACCTTCATCCCTGGGAGCTTGATCCGGGGCAGCCCCGTCTGCCCATTGGGCCGGTCAACCAGTTCCGGCACTATCTTAACCTGCACACAACAGAAAAAAAGCTCATCCGTCTGCTGCAGGACTTTCATTTCGCCCCCCTGGGAGAAATCCTGGCCAGGGAGGAGAGAAAGGTGAGCCTGCCCCTGGTCCAGATATGTGAGGAGCCCAGGGAAGTCCTGGAAGGCTGGAAATCCTCCTGA
- a CDS encoding AAA family ATPase gives MYKNFYQLAENPFNLTPDPQYLYLSSIHKRAIAYLHYSLEAKKGFSVITGEIGAGKTMVTKAIVSQFRDRARIAHITNPSSDPQQLLRMIAREYEIPKPSASLARVDILEMIHAYLLQQYAAGSKAVLIIDEAQRLLVQSMEEVRLLSNLETEKDKLIHIILVGQPELREILDSPHLRQFRQRVSVWFHILPLSLKETGEYIQHRLAVAGCPRNPFSKGAVKCIFHASGGIPRIINIICDAALLAGYVEQKHTIRTWLVDKVLMELPVKGKEGGEKKFAPFRLWKSSEDRMGHLPSVRQDLELLSQGVNSLYRNYLQKTCTSGQNLPCFPDDLSSIKNPELKDVVILTQIVSLSMMIDAVQRQINEDFTKARDNHD, from the coding sequence ATGTACAAAAATTTTTACCAGTTAGCAGAAAACCCTTTTAACCTTACACCTGATCCGCAGTACCTCTATCTCAGCTCAATTCATAAGCGGGCAATAGCATATCTTCATTACTCTCTGGAGGCAAAAAAGGGATTTTCCGTAATAACCGGCGAAATCGGCGCGGGAAAGACCATGGTGACCAAGGCGATTGTCAGCCAGTTTCGGGATCGGGCCAGGATTGCCCATATTACCAATCCAAGCTCCGACCCTCAGCAACTGCTTCGGATGATTGCCCGGGAGTATGAGATACCGAAACCCTCCGCTTCCCTGGCAAGGGTAGATATCTTGGAGATGATTCATGCCTATTTGCTCCAGCAATATGCGGCTGGATCAAAAGCAGTATTGATTATCGATGAAGCCCAGCGGCTGCTGGTCCAGTCGATGGAGGAAGTTCGCCTTTTGTCAAACCTGGAAACGGAAAAAGATAAACTGATCCATATCATTCTCGTCGGGCAGCCGGAGCTGCGTGAGATTCTGGATTCTCCCCACCTGCGACAGTTCAGGCAAAGAGTCAGCGTCTGGTTTCATATCCTCCCCTTGAGTCTGAAAGAAACCGGAGAATATATTCAGCATCGGCTGGCAGTGGCCGGATGCCCCAGAAATCCTTTCTCCAAAGGAGCTGTAAAGTGCATCTTCCATGCCTCAGGCGGTATCCCCCGGATTATCAACATTATATGTGATGCTGCCCTTTTGGCCGGGTATGTAGAGCAAAAACACACCATCAGGACCTGGCTTGTTGACAAGGTCCTCATGGAGCTCCCTGTGAAGGGGAAAGAGGGGGGAGAGAAAAAATTCGCCCCCTTCAGGCTGTGGAAGTCAAGCGAAGACAGGATGGGGCATCTTCCTTCGGTGCGTCAGGACCTTGAGCTGCTTTCTCAGGGAGTAAATTCCCTCTACCGGAACTACTTGCAGAAAACATGCACGAGTGGGCAAAACCTGCCCTGCTTTCCCGATGATTTATCTTCCATAAAAAACCCGGAGCTTAAGGACGTCGTTATCCTGACTCAGATCGTTTCTCTCTCCATGATGATTGATGCAGTGCAAAGGCAAATCAATGAAGATTTCACGAAAGCCAGGGATAATCATGATTAA
- a CDS encoding CpsD/CapB family tyrosine-protein kinase — protein MSFIERALERAAQERKKNESISAIGHIPSRPSPDFHELDPRIQAMMQDRTDAFEQYKVLRTMILNAGQQNGERLFLVTSAAVGEGKTTTSVNLAISIAQGLQETALLIDCDMRNPQVHRMLGVEQVFVGLANFLRNEVNLAEALVKTAIPKLSLLPAGPIPQNPSELINSRRMSLLLQEAKERYPNRFVIVDSPPINQFTDALILSLKVDGVLLVARAGKTRMVALESAVAKLKKANLMGIVLNRTDRPSSNYYYY, from the coding sequence ATGAGCTTTATTGAGCGGGCTCTGGAGCGAGCAGCCCAGGAGCGGAAAAAAAATGAGTCCATATCAGCCATAGGCCACATACCATCCAGGCCATCCCCTGACTTTCATGAGCTTGATCCCCGGATTCAGGCCATGATGCAGGACCGTACCGATGCCTTCGAACAGTACAAGGTGCTGCGGACCATGATCCTGAACGCCGGCCAGCAAAACGGCGAGCGGCTGTTCCTGGTCACCAGTGCCGCTGTAGGGGAGGGGAAGACCACCACCTCGGTGAATCTGGCCATATCCATTGCCCAGGGCTTGCAGGAAACGGCGCTGCTGATCGACTGCGATATGCGAAATCCTCAGGTTCACCGCATGCTCGGCGTGGAACAGGTTTTTGTCGGACTGGCAAACTTTCTCCGGAATGAGGTGAATCTAGCCGAGGCCCTGGTCAAGACCGCAATCCCCAAGCTGAGCCTGCTGCCGGCCGGGCCGATCCCTCAAAACCCTTCCGAGCTGATTAACAGTCGCAGAATGTCCCTGCTCCTCCAGGAAGCCAAGGAGCGGTACCCGAACCGCTTTGTCATTGTTGACTCGCCGCCGATCAATCAGTTTACCGATGCCCTTATTCTATCACTGAAGGTGGATGGCGTGCTGCTGGTCGCACGGGCAGGTAAAACCCGAATGGTCGCCCTGGAATCAGCCGTGGCCAAACTGAAAAAGGCCAATCTGATGGGCATTGTCCTGAACAGGACGGACCGGCCAAGTTCCAATTATTATTACTATTAG
- a CDS encoding XrtA system polysaccharide chain length determinant: MGKETLKYYFQIFRYHKMVFLGCFSLSLLLSIAGSFLLPRRYRSQCTVMLEVKTIENPLAQNRQTSVDPEQIKTIRNLILSNNRLGRVITSLGLAHRSQNPSGLESSLELERMVNQIRDNIVIDSIGTGLFTITYTGEEPHQVRDITNTLARMFIEENLELTGSQAQVEYNFVRRQLKEYKERLESSEKALKEFKEKNIGQMPGEANINLTHLQKLQDEFTEVKLKARELEQKRTILQKQLAEEQPSIVAFVQREDRIRQLRIQLAELSSRYTENYPDVIKLKAEMEKEKASAAQQKSKPKPEVNGPSQETSIINPIYQKLKEEVNNIEVEINLLQTRRQELEKDIAVYAGRVSSIPAQEEELARLTRDNKVNEEAYETLLKRLAQIHMVREMEKTAHQSRFKILDPARLPLRPIAYNPWQITLICIILSLATGLGSLVGFEYLCRTVKDESDIQDNLHIPVVANIPLVFTLEEKQRHKRCQVIHGVIVIFWVLLILFSLMRNVFQ; the protein is encoded by the coding sequence ATGGGAAAAGAAACATTAAAGTATTATTTCCAGATTTTTCGGTATCATAAAATGGTCTTTCTCGGCTGTTTCTCGCTGAGCCTGCTTCTGTCGATCGCCGGCAGTTTTCTTCTCCCCCGGCGCTACCGGTCTCAATGTACGGTCATGCTTGAAGTCAAAACCATTGAAAATCCTCTTGCCCAGAACAGGCAGACCAGCGTGGACCCGGAGCAGATAAAGACCATCCGTAACCTGATTCTCAGCAATAACCGGCTCGGCAGGGTAATCACGAGCCTCGGTCTGGCTCATCGCAGTCAAAATCCCTCCGGGCTTGAAAGCTCCCTTGAGCTTGAAAGAATGGTCAATCAGATCAGGGATAATATTGTCATCGACAGCATCGGCACCGGCCTTTTCACTATTACCTATACGGGGGAAGAGCCGCATCAGGTCCGGGACATTACCAATACCTTAGCCAGGATGTTCATCGAGGAAAATCTGGAGCTGACCGGGAGCCAGGCCCAGGTCGAGTATAATTTTGTCCGCAGGCAGCTCAAAGAATACAAGGAAAGGCTGGAGAGCTCGGAAAAGGCCCTCAAAGAATTCAAGGAAAAAAATATCGGCCAGATGCCGGGAGAGGCAAATATTAACCTCACTCACCTCCAGAAGCTTCAGGACGAATTCACCGAGGTTAAATTAAAAGCCAGGGAATTGGAACAAAAGCGGACGATCCTGCAAAAACAATTGGCTGAGGAGCAGCCATCAATCGTGGCCTTTGTCCAGAGAGAAGACCGGATCAGGCAGCTTCGGATTCAACTGGCTGAGTTATCATCCAGATATACGGAAAACTATCCTGATGTCATCAAGCTGAAAGCAGAGATGGAGAAAGAAAAGGCGTCCGCCGCTCAGCAGAAAAGCAAACCAAAGCCCGAAGTGAATGGCCCTTCTCAGGAAACCTCGATCATTAACCCGATCTATCAAAAACTTAAGGAAGAGGTCAACAATATCGAGGTTGAAATAAACCTTCTTCAGACCAGGCGGCAGGAGCTTGAAAAAGACATTGCCGTTTACGCTGGCCGGGTGAGCTCTATTCCAGCCCAGGAAGAGGAACTGGCCAGACTGACCAGGGATAACAAGGTCAACGAGGAAGCCTATGAAACACTGCTCAAGCGCCTGGCACAGATTCACATGGTCAGGGAGATGGAAAAAACCGCTCACCAGAGCCGGTTTAAAATTCTCGACCCGGCCCGCCTCCCCCTGAGGCCTATTGCCTATAATCCCTGGCAGATTACCCTGATCTGCATCATTCTGTCTCTGGCCACAGGTCTTGGATCTCTGGTGGGCTTTGAGTACCTCTGTCGCACAGTCAAGGACGAGAGCGATATTCAGGATAATCTGCATATCCCGGTGGTGGCTAATATACCCCTGGTATTTACTCTGGAAGAGAAACAGCGGCACAAGCGCTGCCAGGTTATCCACGGGGTGATAGTTATCTTTTGGGTGTTATTGATCCTTTTTTCCTTAATGCGAAATGTGTTTCAATAA
- a CDS encoding SLBB domain-containing protein, with product MKKVRVFGETGVGIWLFMILFLHAYTGFCAASDGEPYLIGVEDELSISVWDNEHLTRTAVVRPDGKVSFPLLGDIQAAGFTPQEMADSIQTQLTRFVNQPTVTVTVSNINSLKVYVFGEVKKPGMVTLKRRTTVLQLLSLIGGVLDTADLGRASLIRNDRAVEVDFYQLLKEGDLSQNIELKTDDTIFIPDNFNARITVVGEVKNPKVIHFRKELTAMDAILEAGGFTEFARIDRVKISRRRENSFTTIQVNFKALLRKANPEMNVSLMPGDTIFVPESLL from the coding sequence ATGAAGAAGGTACGGGTTTTTGGGGAGACCGGGGTTGGCATCTGGTTATTTATGATTCTCTTCCTGCATGCTTACACGGGTTTCTGTGCTGCTTCGGATGGGGAGCCGTATCTGATCGGGGTTGAGGATGAGCTATCCATCTCGGTCTGGGACAATGAGCATCTGACCCGCACGGCAGTAGTCCGTCCTGATGGAAAGGTGTCTTTTCCCCTGCTGGGGGATATTCAGGCCGCGGGCTTTACTCCGCAAGAGATGGCCGACAGTATTCAAACACAATTAACCCGGTTCGTCAATCAGCCGACGGTTACAGTAACTGTCAGTAATATCAATAGCTTAAAGGTTTATGTTTTCGGGGAGGTCAAAAAGCCGGGTATGGTGACCCTCAAGCGAAGGACAACTGTCCTGCAGCTTTTATCGCTCATCGGAGGAGTCCTGGATACGGCTGACCTCGGAAGGGCATCCCTGATCCGGAATGACCGTGCGGTTGAGGTGGACTTCTACCAACTGTTAAAGGAGGGTGACCTGAGCCAGAATATTGAGCTCAAGACCGATGACACGATTTTTATCCCCGACAATTTTAACGCCAGAATTACCGTGGTTGGCGAGGTTAAAAATCCCAAGGTCATCCATTTCCGGAAAGAGCTGACCGCTATGGATGCTATTCTGGAGGCTGGAGGATTCACCGAATTTGCCAGAATCGACCGGGTCAAGATTTCCCGTCGCCGGGAAAATTCTTTTACTACCATTCAGGTCAATTTCAAAGCTCTGCTGAGGAAAGCGAATCCCGAGATGAATGTATCCTTAATGCCCGGTGACACAATCTTTGTTCCGGAATCCCTGCTGTGA
- a CDS encoding sugar transferase yields MAVRIFPWLVPCYLLFFFICDLFDVRVCRRPKVLAQRIISAFMIPMVLVVIYSLVSLDTTLLRQFLPPWGMALLFVLLWRLAAGELLPSISFPRRVLIIGNTFNGRKLAQALREHTPGKYHFLGIVESEDKLSSLEMESDTDVLGKVGDLPQIVDRYRPQVMVIALDERREAFSSERFLDYKLQGLEVYDAPDFYERVTGKILINRLRPSWLLFTCGFHSQGMIRIVKRLLDIILSSLLLILTSPVILLSALLIRLDSEGPILFRQERVGEREKIFKLYKFRTMRADAEQQTGPIWTKKNDHRITRIGRFLRQTRIDELPQLVNVFKGEMSLVGPRPERPFFVQKLDRVIPYYKQRLIVKPGITGWAAVNYRYCGTLRETGEKLGYDLFYIKHMSLALDFFIALKTINIILFRKGAL; encoded by the coding sequence ATGGCTGTGCGGATTTTCCCCTGGCTTGTCCCCTGTTACCTGCTGTTCTTTTTTATCTGCGATCTCTTTGATGTCAGGGTATGCCGAAGACCGAAAGTACTTGCTCAGCGGATCATCAGCGCCTTTATGATCCCTATGGTTCTTGTGGTTATCTATTCTCTGGTTAGCCTCGATACCACACTGCTGCGGCAATTTCTTCCTCCGTGGGGAATGGCACTGCTCTTTGTTCTTCTCTGGCGACTGGCCGCCGGGGAACTTCTTCCCTCGATCAGCTTTCCCCGAAGGGTTCTTATTATCGGAAATACCTTCAATGGCCGGAAGCTGGCGCAGGCACTGAGGGAGCACACCCCAGGGAAATACCATTTTCTCGGAATTGTGGAATCGGAGGATAAACTCTCCTCCCTGGAAATGGAAAGTGATACCGACGTTCTGGGGAAAGTCGGTGACTTGCCTCAAATCGTGGATCGATACAGGCCGCAGGTTATGGTTATTGCCCTGGATGAACGCAGGGAAGCCTTTTCCTCAGAGCGATTCCTGGACTATAAACTCCAGGGTCTTGAAGTCTACGATGCTCCTGACTTTTACGAGCGGGTCACCGGCAAGATCCTGATCAACCGGCTTCGTCCAAGCTGGCTCCTGTTTACCTGCGGTTTTCACAGCCAGGGTATGATTCGAATAGTCAAACGGCTCCTGGATATCATTCTTTCGAGCCTGTTGCTCATCCTCACTTCTCCGGTTATCCTGCTCTCTGCCCTGCTGATCAGACTTGATTCGGAAGGGCCGATCCTCTTCAGACAGGAAAGAGTGGGAGAAAGGGAGAAAATTTTCAAATTGTATAAGTTCCGGACCATGAGAGCTGATGCAGAACAACAGACCGGCCCGATCTGGACGAAAAAAAATGACCACCGGATTACCCGCATCGGCCGGTTCCTCCGGCAGACCCGCATCGATGAGCTTCCTCAACTGGTCAATGTCTTCAAGGGAGAGATGAGCCTGGTAGGCCCCCGTCCGGAGCGGCCGTTTTTTGTTCAGAAACTGGATAGAGTCATTCCGTATTACAAACAACGGCTCATTGTCAAGCCCGGAATCACCGGCTGGGCAGCGGTCAATTACCGCTACTGCGGCACTCTGCGGGAAACTGGAGAAAAACTCGGCTACGATCTGTTTTACATTAAACATATGTCGCTTGCTCTTGATTTTTTTATTGCTCTAAAAACCATCAATATCATTCTCTTTAGAAAAGGAGCTTTGTGA
- a CDS encoding peptidoglycan recognition family protein has translation MRKISRIIVHCTDSEFGDARLVDDLHTGRGNPLISLAWPSGTEVYERNPFRKIGYHYLILNGFIKPGEYQAELDGCIEPGRSEEEEGAHCYGQNHDSLGVCLVGKRLFSARQLYCALPELLTSLSERYALCCHDIYAHYEFSQVKSCPNIDIELIRKIFTAWQGK, from the coding sequence ATGAGAAAAATCAGCAGGATAATTGTTCATTGCACCGACAGCGAGTTTGGCGATGCACGGCTGGTAGACGATCTGCATACCGGGCGGGGAAATCCCCTGATTTCATTAGCCTGGCCATCGGGAACCGAAGTATACGAGCGGAACCCTTTCCGGAAAATCGGTTATCATTATCTGATCCTGAACGGATTTATCAAGCCGGGAGAGTACCAGGCCGAACTGGATGGCTGCATTGAGCCGGGAAGGAGCGAGGAGGAGGAGGGTGCCCATTGTTATGGCCAAAACCACGACAGCCTGGGAGTCTGTCTGGTAGGAAAGCGGCTGTTTTCAGCCAGGCAATTGTATTGTGCGCTGCCCGAACTGCTGACCAGCCTCAGTGAAAGATATGCTCTCTGCTGTCACGATATTTACGCCCACTATGAGTTCAGCCAGGTGAAAAGCTGTCCCAATATTGATATAGAGCTGATTCGCAAAATTTTCACTGCCTGGCAGGGGAAGTGA
- a CDS encoding glycosyltransferase has translation MKAEARYLEPIQSMEEKSSPKPDIFLSVIISAFNEQDQIDDTLNIVKDYLQNQVFNSEIMIVDGGNYDRTTEVIKKPGRYVYEFKEQRSSRVKRSIETLGQGFSLSRSILRTRGKYILCTDEELSVPIFEVEKMWPHVQAGIDVVLAFPKDGIKEPFPPFAGRKLGRHAVKTLAWFTSIMGTRCRQCKFKLFRREAARCIARAQKLYGRSFDIEQLYLAWAMGFSIKEVPVEWCPPQRVRANRQNDPGDSVRLLADVLRVLYTHWDLKR, from the coding sequence ATGAAAGCAGAAGCACGGTACCTGGAACCAATCCAGTCCATGGAGGAAAAAAGCTCTCCCAAGCCGGATATTTTTCTCTCGGTAATCATTTCCGCCTTTAATGAGCAGGACCAGATCGATGATACTCTGAACATTGTCAAAGACTACCTGCAGAACCAGGTTTTCAATTCGGAAATCATGATCGTTGATGGAGGCAATTACGACCGGACTACGGAGGTTATCAAAAAGCCGGGCCGTTATGTCTATGAGTTCAAAGAACAAAGATCGAGCAGGGTCAAGAGAAGTATCGAAACCCTTGGGCAGGGATTTTCCCTGTCCCGGAGTATACTTCGAACCCGGGGAAAGTACATCCTCTGTACGGATGAGGAATTGTCGGTCCCCATCTTTGAGGTGGAAAAAATGTGGCCTCATGTTCAGGCTGGAATAGACGTGGTTCTCGCTTTTCCGAAGGACGGGATCAAGGAGCCCTTTCCTCCATTTGCAGGAAGGAAGCTGGGGAGGCATGCGGTCAAGACACTGGCCTGGTTTACATCGATCATGGGGACCCGGTGCAGGCAGTGCAAGTTCAAGCTCTTCAGGCGGGAGGCGGCCAGATGTATTGCCAGAGCCCAGAAGCTTTATGGCCGCAGCTTTGATATCGAGCAGCTCTATCTGGCCTGGGCTATGGGATTTTCAATTAAAGAGGTTCCGGTAGAATGGTGTCCCCCGCAGAGGGTACGGGCAAACAGACAGAATGATCCCGGCGATTCAGTCCGCCTGCTGGCGGATGTTCTCAGAGTCCTTTATACCCACTGGGATTTGAAACGGTAA
- a CDS encoding sodium-dependent bicarbonate transport family permease: protein MVILMVLIGSFLAGILLQMVSTRFGERNSPGSRCFETWQRVREILHPAVVLYLLVHIGLIGGAEIAHEGLGSLTVPAIFSFGLALLLFIITLLALSCIQITDRETRISIATHFGSVSVGTFAAAQAFLQNRGISYAPSTSAWLALMEVPAILIGASMLGGGLKSLKDTFGDRDILVLLCTLILGFLLGHRLVHRFDFLLVTPFEGVLAYFLFDMGHQTGVNLGHLRQSGLRLIPFGILMAVCGGTLGGLVGTLFGLGIGNVVIVSTLSASASYVASTAVMGKLVSPEAIATTLTVSLGITLPWNILIGIQLYTILAQSLHAIQGNPYLIGLLLTWYLIIVIGGLFALPRLRSLRRLRWNEARQEG from the coding sequence ATGGTTATACTCATGGTATTGATTGGGAGTTTTTTAGCGGGTATTTTACTTCAAATGGTTTCCACGCGGTTTGGAGAGCGCAATTCACCGGGCAGCCGGTGCTTCGAGACGTGGCAAAGAGTCAGAGAGATACTGCATCCGGCTGTCGTCCTTTACCTGCTTGTTCATATCGGATTGATCGGCGGGGCTGAAATTGCCCACGAGGGCTTGGGCAGCCTCACGGTCCCGGCTATCTTCAGTTTCGGATTGGCCCTGCTTCTTTTTATCATTACCCTGCTTGCGCTATCGTGCATCCAGATCACGGACAGGGAAACACGAATCAGCATTGCCACGCACTTTGGCTCAGTCAGCGTAGGCACTTTTGCCGCAGCGCAAGCATTTCTGCAAAACCGTGGCATTTCCTATGCACCGTCCACCTCAGCCTGGCTGGCCCTCATGGAAGTTCCTGCTATTCTTATCGGGGCCTCAATGCTCGGCGGCGGCCTCAAATCATTGAAGGACACTTTCGGTGACCGGGACATTCTCGTGCTCTTGTGTACCCTGATTCTCGGCTTTCTTCTCGGCCATCGACTGGTCCATCGATTCGATTTTCTTCTTGTCACTCCCTTCGAGGGAGTATTGGCCTATTTCCTCTTCGACATGGGGCATCAAACCGGGGTCAACCTCGGACATCTGCGCCAAAGCGGCTTACGGCTGATTCCCTTTGGCATTCTTATGGCTGTCTGCGGGGGTACCCTTGGAGGGCTCGTGGGCACGCTTTTCGGCCTGGGCATCGGAAATGTGGTTATCGTAAGCACCCTGAGCGCATCGGCCTCGTATGTAGCTTCAACCGCGGTCATGGGCAAGCTCGTTTCCCCGGAGGCCATAGCTACGACCCTCACGGTATCACTGGGAATTACCCTGCCCTGGAACATCCTCATAGGGATTCAGCTCTATACGATCCTGGCCCAGTCACTCCATGCCATTCAGGGAAACCCATACCTGATAGGATTACTCTTGACCTGGTATTTGATTATCGTGATTGGAGGGCTGTTTGCCCTGCCAAGGCTCCGGTCGCTCAGAAGGCTTCGGTGGAATGAAGCCCGGCAGGAAGGGTGA